A region from the Nymphalis io chromosome 9, ilAglIoxx1.1, whole genome shotgun sequence genome encodes:
- the LOC126770569 gene encoding uncharacterized protein LOC126770569, whose product MNHAWYSKKDVTQDLTTATGKSVCDLKEEYVVEGQKPPPYHLADEVEEEMQISTLGGGQKPSGNIDIGKPDLMGITQMIRMVDQFYEKPLIKNKPDDDNRLVTNTVISISKLNPDVEEFVPRNYANKPPNNLNVVGVRCIQEDIIEKNDETVKCDKSEKGEKTEKRVEQLRNPKSLNNIKEINKIDNCYSNSLGRIDVSRLSPLEMEEMRKKLKTKISGTSNTNCVKVKRERNLAIATLVKLHCKPPNAAVSGEEKFELKTPDYYQKSLEKDSKIESIKKSNILSDAALDNSVVITKQLEYNENLELTIGSNTKQLCAVNETNTTFKVLDDDKNTQKRPSQSLTSTTKENSCVITKEVRESIVKVENWFNSPSKKQKGPSFYLGPVTFKRKVCSKPMSPISIGSENSNAQKSEIFVPSEFANQLSKKYMERSKAREADEQDIWMKIESELKAKDKK is encoded by the exons taGAAGAGGAGATGCAAATCTCAACATTGGGCGGAGGACAAAAACCTTCAGGCAATATAGATATTGGCAAGCCTGATTTAATGGGAATAACGCAAATGATAAGAATG GTTGATCAGTTTTACGAAAAAcctcttataaaaaataagccaGACGATGATAATAGACTAGTAACAAACACCGTAATTTCCATCAGTAAATTAAATCCAGATGTAGAAGAATTTGTGCCAAGAAATTATGCAAATAAGCctccaaataatttaaatgtagtaGGTGTAAGGTGTATACAGGAAGACATCATTGAGAAAAATGATGAAACCGTTAAATGTGATAAGTCTGAAAAAGGAGAAAAGACTGAAAAAAGAGTGGAACAATTAAGAAATCCTAAaagtcttaataatattaaagaaataaacaagATCGATAATTGTTACAGCAATAGTTTAGGTCGTATTGACGTATCGCGACTTTCGCCATTAGAGATGGAAGAGATgagaaaaaagttaaaaacgaaaataagcGGAACGTCAAACACAAATTGTGTAAAAGTAAAGCGAGAACGAAATTTAGCTATTGCAACATTAGTGAAGTTACATTGTAAGCCACCAAACGCAGCCGTTTCCGGCGAagaaaaatttgaattaaaaactcCAGATTACTATCAAAAAAGTCTCGAAAAAGACTCAAAAATAGAgtctattaaaaaatcaaacataCTATCTGACGCTGCTCTAGATAATTCTGTCGTAATTACAAAACAACTGGAATACAATGAAAATCTTGAACTCACAATTGGTAGCAATACTAAACAACTATGTGCTGTGAACGAAACAAATACAACATTTAAAGTACTAGATGatgataaaaatacacaaaaacgaCCATCTCAAAGTCTAACTAGTACAACAAAGGAAAATTCCTGTGTAATAACAAAAGAAGTAAGAGAGTCGATTGTAAAAGTGGAAAACTGGTTCAATAGCCCTTCGAAGAAACAGAAAGGACCTTCATTTTATTTAGGACCTGTAACGTTTAAAAGAAAAGTTTGCAGTAAACCGATGTCTCCGATTTCAATTGGTTCTGAAAACAGCAATGCCCAAAAGTCGGAGATTTTTGTGCCCTCGGAGTTCGCAAATCAACTGTCTAAAAAGTACATGGAACGCAGTAAAGCAAGAGAAGCTGACGAACAAGATATATGGATGAAAATAGAGTCAGAATTAAAAGCtaaggataaaaaataa